A part of Melittangium boletus DSM 14713 genomic DNA contains:
- a CDS encoding DUF4386 domain-containing protein codes for MNTTRLHSRSLGILFLLPFFAYGIGTALVTSVLKEPEHLAMVASQRTPFVGGALLLLLNSITVVGIGVLFFPVLRERSPSIAVAYVCTRVMEALLLLVGVVFLLCILQLGESARGQTTPELVTLFKLLSKGNFWAYQLAMIILGVGSVAFCLSLYRSRLLPSLLPLVGAVGYGLLALGAVLELFGLPWGVLFSGPGGLFELFLGGWLIAKGFRTVTPSVAA; via the coding sequence ATGAACACCACCCGCCTTCACTCCCGCTCCCTGGGGATTCTCTTTCTTCTTCCGTTCTTCGCCTACGGCATCGGCACCGCGCTCGTCACCTCCGTTCTGAAGGAGCCGGAGCACCTGGCCATGGTGGCCAGTCAGAGGACGCCGTTCGTCGGGGGCGCGCTGCTGCTCCTGTTGAACTCCATCACCGTCGTCGGAATTGGCGTGCTGTTCTTTCCGGTACTCCGCGAGCGGAGCCCGAGCATCGCCGTCGCGTACGTCTGCACGCGGGTCATGGAGGCGCTGCTCCTCCTCGTCGGAGTGGTGTTCCTCCTGTGCATCCTTCAGCTCGGAGAATCCGCGCGAGGGCAGACGACGCCGGAGCTGGTGACCCTGTTCAAACTTCTCTCGAAGGGGAACTTCTGGGCGTACCAGCTCGCGATGATCATCCTGGGGGTCGGCAGCGTGGCGTTCTGCCTGTCGCTGTACCGCTCCCGGCTTCTTCCCTCGTTGCTCCCGCTGGTGGGCGCGGTGGGCTACGGGCTTCTGGCGCTGGGGGCCGTGCTCGAGCTCTTCGGGCTGCCGTGGGGCGTCCTCTTCTCCGGGCCCGGGGGCCTGTTCGAGCTGTTCCTCGGCGGCTGGCTCATCGCCAAGGGGTTCCGGACGGTCACGCCTTCCGTCGCGGCGTAG
- a CDS encoding peptidylprolyl isomerase, producing MVSARKTGGGAGSTRTSTGSFEGDHLLRKLETARKGPAAAPPPADVPDLSEEGTDPGAKALVEDAGNVVAPSLENLEVTVPHDLTVSQGELLLRFHELVRAHSPSRPRKNGEAVRMGDSVVLDTLGYAQGRLIPFSARTGLELEMAPSDLLPGLCEGLEGTPVGGSKQVDVVLPESYPVEALRGTPATFLVDVVSAREVKVPKDAESDAFVRKLGRGDTLEALMEALASDIADERADDAWLEAQERVLDEFILRTEVAITPELVDEEIRRNWNTGEAPLLVSKNFGPDEMQESLDGWMTDPGTRLETERRLRIAYALRAIIERDGVKLTPESLDEVLEEAIIPFGLSLEEARGALADPALAETIRHSALHVVAVRYVMSHAEVRFEGIPGRFSGSGKPLS from the coding sequence ATGGTGTCTGCTCGCAAGACTGGCGGGGGCGCGGGTTCCACCCGCACGAGTACGGGTTCCTTCGAGGGCGATCACCTCCTGCGCAAGCTGGAGACGGCGCGCAAGGGGCCCGCGGCGGCGCCGCCGCCCGCCGACGTACCGGATTTGAGTGAGGAGGGGACGGACCCCGGGGCCAAGGCCCTGGTGGAGGACGCCGGGAACGTCGTGGCCCCCTCGCTGGAGAACCTCGAGGTGACCGTGCCGCACGACCTCACCGTCTCCCAGGGCGAGCTGCTGCTGCGCTTCCACGAGCTCGTGCGCGCGCACTCGCCCTCCCGCCCGCGCAAGAACGGCGAGGCCGTGCGCATGGGGGACAGCGTGGTGCTCGACACGCTCGGCTATGCCCAGGGCCGCCTCATTCCCTTCAGCGCCCGCACGGGCCTGGAGCTGGAGATGGCGCCCTCGGATCTACTGCCCGGCCTGTGCGAGGGCCTGGAGGGCACGCCCGTGGGCGGCAGCAAGCAGGTGGACGTGGTGCTGCCGGAGTCCTACCCGGTGGAGGCCCTGCGCGGCACGCCCGCCACCTTCCTCGTGGACGTGGTGTCCGCGCGCGAGGTGAAGGTGCCCAAGGACGCCGAGAGCGATGCCTTCGTGCGCAAGCTGGGCCGCGGCGACACGCTCGAGGCGCTCATGGAGGCGCTCGCCTCGGACATCGCCGACGAGCGCGCGGATGACGCGTGGCTGGAGGCCCAGGAGCGGGTGCTGGACGAGTTCATCCTGCGCACCGAGGTGGCCATCACCCCGGAGCTGGTGGACGAGGAGATCCGCCGCAACTGGAACACCGGCGAAGCCCCCCTCCTGGTGAGCAAGAACTTCGGGCCGGACGAGATGCAGGAGTCGCTCGACGGCTGGATGACCGACCCCGGCACGCGCCTGGAGACGGAGCGGCGCCTGCGCATCGCGTACGCGCTCCGGGCCATCATCGAGCGCGACGGGGTGAAGCTCACCCCCGAGTCGCTCGACGAGGTGCTGGAGGAGGCCATCATCCCCTTCGGCCTGTCGCTGGAGGAGGCGCGGGGCGCGCTGGCCGACCCCGCGCTGGCCGAGACCATCCGCCACTCGGCGCTCCATGTGGTGGCGGTGCGGTACGTGATGAGCCACGCGGAGGTGCGGTTCGAGGGCATTCCCGGCCGCTTCTCGGGCTCGGGCAAGCCCCTGAGCTGA